From Haloarcula hispanica ATCC 33960, the proteins below share one genomic window:
- a CDS encoding NOB1 family endonuclease: MYVLDSSAFINEYHTDEQIATIPLVREELEDEAAYRFDALEGSGMHLHIPEDNTVERIERAASETGDLAELSETDIRLIAAAFELDSRLVTDDYAMQNVAEKLDVSVEVIARDGITEQRDWLFQCAGCGREFDENRDRCPICGSSLSRKNPA, translated from the coding sequence ATGTACGTTCTTGACTCCTCGGCATTTATCAACGAGTATCACACCGACGAGCAGATCGCAACGATTCCGCTCGTCAGAGAGGAACTGGAAGACGAGGCCGCCTATCGCTTCGACGCCCTCGAAGGCTCGGGCATGCACCTCCACATTCCCGAGGACAACACCGTCGAGCGCATCGAGCGCGCTGCCAGCGAAACCGGTGACCTCGCGGAACTCTCGGAAACCGACATCCGGCTGATCGCGGCCGCGTTCGAACTCGACAGTCGACTCGTCACAGACGACTACGCGATGCAGAACGTCGCGGAGAAACTCGACGTGAGCGTCGAGGTAATCGCCCGCGACGGTATCACCGAACAGCGGGACTGGCTGTTCCAGTGTGCCGGCTGCGGCCGTGAGTTCGACGAGAACCGCGACCGCTGTCCCATCTGTGGCAGCTCACTATCGCGGAAGAACCCGGCTTAG
- a CDS encoding plastocyanin/azurin family copper-binding protein, translated as MDSNRRQFLGGLAAAVIGTVAGCSGDGTPSPTATATEVPTRTATATETATPTPTESPTPTATAAPTETATPTPTGTPVDADQEVAIAPGSFSFDPETFEVPAGSTVLWVWKAGGHNVKPTATPEDSDWSGTPGDDGTTYSSGYEYAYRFEVPGEYEYHCVPHQSVGMTGSFTVTE; from the coding sequence ATGGACAGTAACAGGCGGCAGTTTCTCGGGGGCCTCGCGGCCGCCGTCATCGGTACCGTGGCAGGCTGTAGTGGCGACGGAACACCGTCACCGACAGCCACCGCCACAGAAGTGCCGACTCGAACCGCGACGGCAACTGAAACGGCGACACCGACTCCGACTGAGTCGCCGACACCGACTGCTACGGCCGCCCCGACCGAGACAGCGACGCCCACGCCGACCGGAACGCCGGTGGACGCCGACCAGGAAGTCGCCATCGCGCCGGGAAGCTTCAGTTTCGATCCGGAAACCTTCGAGGTCCCGGCCGGTAGCACCGTTCTGTGGGTCTGGAAGGCCGGCGGCCACAACGTCAAACCGACCGCGACGCCGGAAGACAGCGACTGGTCGGGGACGCCCGGCGACGATGGGACGACGTACAGTTCGGGCTACGAGTACGCCTATCGGTTCGAGGTCCCCGGCGAGTACGAGTACCACTGCGTCCCCCACCAGAGCGTCGGCATGACGGGGTCGTTCACTGTAACCGAGTGA
- a CDS encoding CPBP family intramembrane glutamic endopeptidase has translation MDDTAANWGVLAAGLGLVVLVATETGVVSWMTPATTVGPVTARQIAVAGFVVAALAFSLVRHGALDRRQAGLGATGASVVATLATLVAFFGPEFRTSVEATVGIAVYLTVLAGCVTIALGWALASDVPNDRLYTVARALSVATGIGLAGFLVGTLFAQFVVLGAAAAGLVSAAALDGGTVTGPVYITLTIGIGVGFVGFGAAVANRLDRTWADLDLRRPSLRDVGYGVGGVVVLMVALFGFSYLIQALGLEAARSSVEELANRDPSFLLVMVPLAFLTIAPSEEFIYRNIIQKYLYDDFSDLQAIILTSAVFGVVHFGQYAAGTPTQTALSLLLVFVLSTLLGLSYLKTENLLVPIFIHGAFNAIQFLTLYIEITGNLAV, from the coding sequence ATGGACGACACTGCCGCGAACTGGGGTGTTCTCGCCGCTGGCCTCGGTCTCGTCGTACTCGTCGCCACGGAAACCGGCGTCGTTAGCTGGATGACACCGGCGACGACGGTCGGCCCGGTCACCGCCCGACAGATAGCCGTCGCCGGCTTCGTCGTCGCGGCGCTCGCCTTCTCACTCGTCCGTCACGGCGCACTCGACCGCCGACAGGCGGGCCTGGGCGCGACGGGCGCAAGCGTCGTCGCAACGCTCGCGACGCTCGTCGCCTTCTTCGGACCGGAGTTCCGTACCAGCGTCGAAGCGACCGTCGGAATCGCCGTGTATCTCACGGTGCTGGCCGGCTGCGTGACGATTGCGCTGGGTTGGGCGCTGGCGTCCGACGTGCCGAACGACCGGCTGTACACGGTCGCCAGAGCGCTCTCGGTCGCGACAGGAATCGGGCTGGCCGGCTTCCTCGTGGGCACGCTGTTCGCCCAGTTCGTCGTGCTCGGAGCCGCGGCCGCAGGGCTTGTCAGCGCCGCGGCGCTCGACGGCGGAACCGTCACCGGCCCAGTGTACATCACGCTCACTATCGGTATCGGCGTCGGTTTCGTTGGTTTCGGGGCGGCCGTCGCCAACCGGCTAGACCGGACCTGGGCTGATCTCGATTTGCGGCGACCCAGTCTCCGCGACGTTGGCTACGGCGTCGGCGGCGTCGTCGTCCTCATGGTCGCGCTGTTTGGCTTCAGTTACCTCATTCAGGCGCTCGGACTCGAAGCGGCTCGGAGCAGCGTCGAAGAGCTAGCCAACAGAGACCCGTCGTTCCTGCTTGTGATGGTGCCGCTGGCGTTTCTCACTATCGCGCCGAGCGAGGAGTTCATCTACCGAAACATCATCCAGAAGTACCTCTACGACGATTTCAGTGATCTGCAGGCGATTATACTCACGAGCGCCGTCTTCGGCGTCGTCCACTTCGGACAGTACGCCGCTGGCACGCCGACACAGACCGCCCTCTCGCTGTTACTGGTGTTCGTCCTGTCGACGCTGCTGGGCCTGAGCTATCTCAAGACCGAGAACCTGCTCGTCCCCATCTTTATTCACGGGGCGTTCAACGCCATCCAGTTTCTCACATTGTACATCGAGATTACAGGGAATCTGGCAGTCTGA
- a CDS encoding outer membrane protein assembly factor BamB family protein, translated as MTERGRTRRAFLGTLAATTVGSVAGCQSQFNPLASTALDEHAATQFRQGLLNQGYQDVSVPDAVERAWELPANRGDHTAAKGSPALAPTGDLILADDTGRVRAIAPDGEVQWATTITQATRGSHGTPAIANDTVYIGAYDGALSALDLETGKRRWRTELGDAIGASPTYYNGSLYVAVEHAAPSGSVVAVNAATGDVQWRDSRPADHPHSTVALDREHGRLLFGSNDGYCYAWSFPGLERVWRYDTGGDVKAPVAVADGTAIVPSWAETVTAVDVTDGSEQWTFEADADVMCAPAVHDGTVYVGSHDDRVYALDLESGEEQWRYDTGGWIIGSVVATRDHVLVGSYDGRLYALERDTGAVAWTTDNRGHVTSAPLVTADAIYYAERAAEGDPNRPGMCYRLVPA; from the coding sequence GTGACAGAGCGCGGACGGACGCGGCGGGCGTTTTTGGGGACGCTCGCGGCAACGACGGTCGGGTCGGTCGCGGGGTGTCAGTCACAGTTCAATCCGCTCGCGTCGACGGCGCTTGACGAACACGCTGCCACGCAGTTCCGGCAGGGGCTCCTGAACCAGGGGTATCAGGACGTATCGGTTCCGGACGCTGTCGAGCGGGCCTGGGAACTCCCGGCCAACCGCGGGGACCACACCGCGGCAAAGGGGAGTCCCGCGCTGGCACCGACTGGCGACCTGATTCTGGCCGACGATACCGGCCGCGTGCGGGCCATCGCACCTGATGGCGAGGTCCAGTGGGCGACGACCATCACGCAGGCGACGCGCGGGAGCCACGGCACGCCGGCCATCGCCAACGACACCGTCTACATCGGGGCCTACGACGGCGCGCTGTCGGCGCTGGACCTCGAAACCGGAAAGCGGCGCTGGCGGACGGAACTCGGTGATGCCATCGGCGCAAGTCCGACCTACTACAACGGGTCGCTGTACGTCGCCGTCGAACACGCCGCACCGAGCGGGAGCGTCGTCGCGGTGAACGCCGCGACCGGCGACGTGCAGTGGCGGGACAGTCGGCCGGCCGACCATCCGCACTCGACGGTGGCGCTGGACCGCGAACACGGTCGTCTGCTGTTTGGCTCCAACGATGGCTACTGCTACGCGTGGTCGTTCCCGGGCTTAGAGCGAGTCTGGCGATACGACACCGGCGGCGACGTGAAAGCCCCCGTCGCCGTCGCTGACGGGACAGCCATCGTGCCGTCGTGGGCCGAGACGGTCACCGCCGTCGACGTGACCGACGGCTCGGAGCAGTGGACCTTCGAGGCCGACGCCGACGTGATGTGTGCGCCGGCGGTCCACGACGGCACCGTCTACGTCGGCAGCCACGACGACCGGGTGTACGCGCTCGACCTCGAAAGCGGCGAGGAGCAGTGGCGCTACGACACTGGCGGGTGGATTATCGGGAGCGTTGTCGCCACCCGAGACCACGTCCTCGTCGGGTCCTACGACGGGCGACTGTACGCGCTGGAGCGGGACACCGGTGCAGTGGCCTGGACCACCGACAACCGCGGCCATGTGACGAGTGCTCCGCTGGTGACCGCCGACGCCATCTACTACGCGGAGCGTGCGGCCGAGGGCGACCCGAACCGACCGGGAATGTGCTACAGACTCGTTCCGGCATAA
- a CDS encoding CopG family transcriptional regulator: MARRFTIVCDDDQARLIETLARRYGITEEEVLSQLVELGLEARDEQTV; encoded by the coding sequence ATGGCTCGGCGGTTCACCATCGTCTGTGATGACGACCAAGCGCGGCTCATCGAAACGCTTGCGCGGCGCTACGGCATCACAGAGGAGGAAGTGCTTTCACAGTTGGTCGAGCTCGGACTCGAAGCCCGGGACGAACAGACCGTCTAA
- a CDS encoding PRC-barrel domain-containing protein gives MAAILAENLSGKDVMGTDGAEIGSLYNITMDFSSGALHNLVIDPAESLRNTNFEYSDQGRLLVPVERVKAVKDHMIVKR, from the coding sequence ATGGCTGCAATACTCGCAGAAAACCTGTCGGGGAAAGACGTGATGGGGACTGACGGCGCGGAGATCGGCAGTCTCTACAACATCACGATGGACTTTTCGTCGGGCGCGCTGCACAACCTCGTTATTGACCCTGCGGAGTCGCTCCGCAACACGAACTTCGAGTACAGTGACCAGGGCCGCCTGCTTGTCCCGGTTGAGCGGGTCAAGGCGGTGAAAGACCACATGATCGTCAAACGCTAG
- a CDS encoding DUF5812 family protein: MTATEGTFLVTNADDASATLRNVADSQVLTLSDNPGVEAGEVVEGTVEPEPPMEVTYTVTEVAERRRIPVETVDLAPTAQTTEIAAEQAPGELTTVERAGEGEVHVLTVPDDETDEAAADVVDDEATLSRAARLGVDRVEVRTAEGVVSVRYLPD, from the coding sequence ATGACAGCCACTGAAGGGACATTTCTGGTCACGAATGCTGATGACGCGTCGGCGACGCTTCGGAACGTCGCGGACTCGCAAGTGCTGACACTGTCGGACAACCCCGGCGTCGAGGCCGGCGAGGTCGTGGAGGGGACAGTCGAGCCGGAGCCGCCGATGGAGGTCACGTACACCGTCACTGAAGTCGCCGAGCGGCGACGCATTCCCGTCGAGACGGTCGACCTCGCGCCGACGGCGCAGACGACCGAAATCGCGGCCGAACAGGCCCCCGGCGAGCTAACGACGGTCGAACGCGCCGGCGAGGGCGAGGTTCACGTCCTGACGGTTCCGGACGACGAGACGGACGAGGCGGCGGCGGATGTCGTCGACGACGAGGCCACCCTCTCGCGGGCGGCCAGGCTCGGCGTCGACCGCGTCGAGGTTCGGACGGCAGAGGGCGTCGTCAGCGTGCGTTACCTGCCGGACTGA
- a CDS encoding pyruvoyl-dependent arginine decarboxylase: MSTIRVVWGTATGPTALAAYDAALAEAGVHNYNLISLSSVIPTEPAIEVTGTAPDLGPPGEALEVVQSSATAEPGESVAAGIGWARSEDGPGIFYEVDGTSEDAVRMEIREGLAAGRDLRDWEFVEENVYVESATDDAQYASAVVLATYGESHPVV, from the coding sequence ATGAGTACCATCCGGGTCGTGTGGGGGACTGCGACCGGCCCGACCGCACTGGCCGCGTACGACGCGGCACTCGCCGAGGCAGGCGTCCACAACTACAACCTCATCTCGCTCTCGTCGGTCATTCCTACCGAGCCGGCTATCGAGGTGACAGGGACGGCACCGGATCTGGGGCCGCCCGGCGAAGCGCTAGAGGTCGTCCAGTCCTCGGCGACAGCCGAGCCCGGTGAGAGCGTGGCCGCTGGTATCGGCTGGGCCCGCAGCGAGGACGGGCCGGGCATCTTCTACGAGGTCGACGGCACCAGCGAGGACGCGGTCCGGATGGAAATCCGCGAAGGACTGGCCGCCGGCCGGGACCTCCGGGATTGGGAGTTCGTCGAGGAGAACGTGTACGTCGAGTCGGCGACTGACGATGCCCAATACGCCAGCGCCGTCGTGCTCGCCACCTACGGCGAGAGCCACCCCGTCGTGTAA
- the infB gene encoding translation initiation factor IF-2, with product MSDTDPTTATDDTLRTPIVAVLGHVDHGKTSLLDKIRGSAVTAGESGAITQHIGATAVPLDVISEIAGDLVDPTDFDLPGLLFIDTPGHHSFSTLRSRGGALADIAILVVDVNDGFQPQTLEAIDILKRTQTPFIVAANKIDTVPGWNPNEGQPVQQTMDAQSDRVQSDLNEKLYEIIGELSDNGFSADMYWRVQNFQANIGVVPVSAETSEGIPDLLTVMMGLSQRYMKEEMEIDTSGPGVGTVLEVKDTQGFGTTLDAIIYDGTIRNDDTIVVGGLQGPIVTDVRALLRPRPLEEIRTEQEFEQVEQVAAADGVKIAAPDLGDAMAGAPIRVIRDRDRSEVIAEVEEELAEIEVTTQEEGVVIKADTLGSLEALSSTLEEEEIPVMRAEVGAVAPRDVRVAETAGEPTNQAILAFSVEVLDDARDLAEQEDVELFEDDVIYQLVESYDDHVTAIEEAQQEQILENITRPAKFQILQDHTFRQSDPAVVGVEILSGELRRNVNVVRWENGEANRVGTLKTIQDEGEDVDSARAGERMAVSIQGPTVGRQVEEGDDLWVEIPEKHAKILEQELKEDISVDEREALSIYLEKHRNRDPFWGK from the coding sequence ATGTCTGACACGGACCCCACCACAGCCACCGACGACACCCTGCGGACGCCCATCGTCGCCGTTTTGGGCCACGTCGACCACGGGAAGACGAGCCTGCTCGACAAGATCCGCGGTTCGGCCGTCACCGCCGGCGAATCGGGCGCGATTACGCAGCACATCGGCGCGACAGCCGTCCCGCTGGACGTGATTTCCGAAATCGCCGGTGACCTGGTCGACCCGACTGACTTCGACCTGCCCGGCCTGCTGTTCATCGACACACCGGGCCACCACTCCTTCTCGACGCTTCGCTCCCGGGGCGGCGCGCTCGCCGACATTGCCATCCTCGTCGTCGACGTCAACGACGGCTTCCAGCCACAGACGCTGGAGGCCATCGACATCCTCAAGCGAACCCAGACGCCGTTTATCGTCGCCGCGAACAAGATTGACACCGTCCCCGGCTGGAACCCCAACGAGGGACAGCCGGTCCAGCAGACGATGGACGCCCAGTCCGACCGCGTCCAGTCCGACCTCAACGAGAAGCTGTACGAGATCATCGGCGAACTCTCGGACAACGGCTTCTCGGCGGACATGTACTGGCGCGTCCAGAACTTCCAGGCTAACATCGGCGTCGTGCCGGTCTCGGCCGAAACCAGCGAGGGCATCCCCGACCTGCTGACGGTGATGATGGGGCTGTCCCAGCGGTACATGAAAGAGGAGATGGAGATCGACACCAGCGGTCCCGGTGTCGGGACCGTCCTCGAAGTGAAAGACACCCAGGGCTTCGGGACGACGCTCGACGCCATCATCTACGACGGGACCATCCGCAACGACGACACCATCGTGGTCGGCGGCCTTCAAGGGCCAATTGTCACTGACGTCCGCGCGCTGCTCCGGCCACGCCCGCTCGAAGAGATACGGACCGAACAGGAGTTCGAGCAGGTCGAGCAGGTCGCCGCCGCCGACGGCGTCAAGATCGCCGCGCCGGACCTCGGCGACGCGATGGCCGGTGCGCCGATCCGCGTCATCCGCGACCGCGACCGCAGCGAGGTCATCGCCGAGGTGGAGGAGGAACTCGCCGAGATCGAGGTGACGACCCAAGAAGAGGGGGTCGTCATCAAGGCCGACACGCTGGGCTCGCTGGAGGCGCTTTCAAGCACCCTCGAAGAGGAAGAGATCCCCGTCATGCGCGCCGAGGTCGGCGCGGTCGCACCGCGGGACGTGCGAGTCGCCGAAACGGCCGGCGAGCCGACCAATCAGGCGATTCTGGCGTTCAGCGTCGAGGTGCTCGACGACGCTCGGGACCTCGCCGAACAGGAGGACGTGGAGCTGTTCGAGGACGACGTCATCTACCAGCTCGTCGAGTCCTACGACGACCACGTCACCGCCATCGAGGAGGCCCAGCAGGAGCAGATTCTGGAGAACATCACCCGCCCGGCGAAGTTCCAGATTCTGCAGGACCACACCTTCCGCCAGTCCGACCCCGCCGTCGTCGGCGTCGAAATCCTCTCAGGTGAACTCCGTCGGAACGTCAACGTCGTCAGGTGGGAGAACGGCGAGGCAAACCGCGTCGGGACCCTCAAAACGATTCAGGACGAGGGCGAAGACGTCGACTCGGCTCGCGCCGGCGAGCGCATGGCCGTCTCCATTCAGGGGCCGACCGTCGGCCGCCAGGTCGAGGAAGGCGACGACCTCTGGGTCGAAATCCCCGAAAAGCACGCAAAGATTCTCGAACAGGAACTCAAGGAAGACATCTCCGTCGACGAGCGCGAGGCGCTGTCGATATATCTGGAGAAACACCGGAATCGCGACCCCTTCTGGGGCAAATAG
- a CDS encoding DUF5811 family protein has translation MYGNTSFGGETEEVTLTAEQREELRRDLSSVAARTRELLPGEFVVGSEISNSTTGPRATIAVQPPVGSVVSADYTPEDPESASISDAERDDLAQGIAASAALQVKQVMGDDTSPTAQ, from the coding sequence ATGTACGGTAATACGTCGTTTGGTGGGGAGACGGAAGAAGTGACGCTGACCGCGGAACAGCGTGAGGAGCTCCGTCGGGACCTCTCGAGCGTCGCCGCCCGGACCCGCGAACTCCTGCCCGGCGAGTTCGTCGTCGGTTCGGAAATCAGCAACAGCACGACTGGACCGCGGGCCACAATCGCGGTCCAGCCGCCCGTCGGATCGGTTGTCAGCGCCGACTACACGCCCGAGGACCCGGAGAGCGCGAGCATCTCCGACGCCGAACGCGACGACCTCGCGCAGGGCATCGCCGCCTCCGCCGCCCTGCAGGTCAAGCAAGTGATGGGCGACGACACGTCGCCGACAGCGCAGTAA
- a CDS encoding preprotein translocase subunit SecD family protein, with protein MSTLRENWRVALLVVLLLTSAIALFVPGVPPGTSADGPTDESAPEAGEAEQLTNLNYGIQLSGGTRLRAPIVGITAENVNVTQADSTQLEQTVADELDLDTVDVRVRPITSERSTGAVEVVTKNVTHQELRTALENNGYQPTTVRDGVTPETRQQMVEAVDEKLRTSALSGASVQIVNVPGGQHFVSITAPDRDREELVDLLNERGTVKIYAVYPGGENGTFVREEVLKRSQMSDISAADREGVGWAVYITVSPDAADEFSQRMVDAGFGDGAPCGNYNHSDIQQTTAGGSADPALANDEPGCLVHTLNGEVVTARGVTPGLGESFASGEFANDPVYVMQTGSSENPAETANKIELNLRAGQLPAPLDLSEDSGSSLDPALAERFKQNSLLTGLLAVLAVSLVVYVRYKRVEVVVPMVVTALSEVFILLGFVAFVQYPLNLSHLAGFIAVIGTGVDDLIIIADEILQQGEVETGRVFQSRFRKAFWVIGAAAATTIMAMSPLMVLPLGDLSGFAIITIVGVLIGVLVTRPAYGDILRNLVLDED; from the coding sequence ATGAGTACTCTTCGAGAAAATTGGCGAGTCGCTCTACTGGTCGTGCTTCTCCTGACCAGTGCTATCGCGCTATTCGTTCCCGGTGTCCCGCCGGGAACGAGTGCCGATGGACCGACCGACGAATCTGCCCCAGAAGCGGGCGAAGCCGAACAGTTGACAAACCTCAACTACGGTATTCAGCTCAGTGGCGGAACCCGACTTCGCGCCCCTATCGTCGGCATCACTGCCGAGAACGTCAACGTGACACAGGCGGATTCGACACAGCTTGAGCAAACAGTGGCCGACGAACTTGACCTCGACACGGTAGACGTCCGAGTCCGACCTATCACCTCCGAGCGAAGCACGGGGGCTGTGGAGGTCGTTACAAAGAACGTCACGCATCAAGAACTCCGAACGGCACTCGAGAACAACGGGTATCAGCCGACTACCGTACGTGACGGCGTGACCCCGGAGACGCGTCAACAGATGGTCGAAGCTGTTGACGAGAAACTCCGGACCTCAGCGCTCAGCGGTGCGTCAGTCCAGATCGTCAACGTTCCCGGTGGCCAACACTTCGTCAGTATTACTGCCCCAGACCGGGACCGAGAAGAGCTCGTCGACCTGCTGAACGAGCGCGGGACCGTCAAAATATACGCCGTGTATCCCGGCGGTGAAAACGGGACCTTCGTCCGCGAAGAAGTGCTCAAGCGGTCTCAGATGAGTGATATCTCGGCTGCGGACAGGGAAGGCGTCGGTTGGGCTGTGTACATCACAGTCAGCCCGGATGCCGCCGACGAGTTCTCACAACGAATGGTCGATGCCGGGTTCGGCGACGGGGCTCCGTGTGGAAACTACAACCATTCGGATATTCAGCAAACGACTGCCGGTGGGTCGGCAGACCCAGCACTCGCAAACGACGAACCTGGCTGTCTGGTCCATACGTTAAACGGTGAGGTTGTCACAGCCCGGGGTGTGACGCCGGGCCTCGGCGAGAGCTTCGCCAGTGGCGAGTTCGCCAACGACCCTGTGTACGTGATGCAAACTGGAAGCTCGGAAAACCCCGCTGAGACGGCCAATAAAATCGAGCTGAACCTTCGTGCTGGACAGCTTCCGGCGCCGCTCGACCTCTCTGAAGACTCCGGCTCGTCGCTCGACCCGGCGCTTGCAGAGCGGTTCAAGCAGAATTCGCTGTTGACCGGATTGCTGGCTGTCCTCGCAGTCAGTCTCGTGGTCTACGTGCGATACAAACGGGTTGAGGTCGTCGTCCCGATGGTCGTCACGGCGCTGTCGGAGGTGTTCATCCTCCTCGGGTTCGTCGCCTTCGTCCAGTATCCGCTGAACCTCTCGCATCTGGCCGGGTTCATTGCGGTTATCGGCACGGGGGTGGACGACCTCATTATCATCGCTGACGAGATTCTCCAGCAGGGAGAGGTCGAGACGGGACGCGTGTTCCAGAGCCGCTTCCGCAAGGCGTTCTGGGTCATCGGCGCGGCCGCGGCGACGACCATCATGGCGATGAGTCCGCTGATGGTCCTACCACTCGGGGACCTTTCCGGGTTCGCCATTATCACCATCGTGGGCGTCCTCATCGGCGTACTCGTGACGCGCCCGGCCTACGGTGATATCCTGCGAAACCTCGTGCTGGACGAGGACTGA
- the rnhB gene encoding ribonuclease HII has translation MRFGVDEAGKGPVLGSMFAAAVRADPAALPDGVGDSKDIRPERRERLAGDIRESADAVGVAEIPVERIDADRTDMNTLTVDGQAEALSAVARDGLSGTVDAGDTDAARFGRRVADAVDTDVAVTAEHGADETDPLVGAASIVAKVARDAHVADLAEEYGDVGSGYPSDPTTRAFLADYVDRHGELPACARRSWSTCDDVLAAAEQASLGDF, from the coding sequence ATGCGATTTGGCGTCGATGAGGCCGGGAAAGGGCCGGTTCTGGGGTCGATGTTCGCCGCCGCTGTCCGGGCCGACCCAGCGGCTCTACCCGATGGTGTCGGCGACTCGAAGGACATCAGGCCGGAGCGCCGCGAGCGACTGGCCGGCGACATCCGCGAGTCGGCCGACGCCGTCGGTGTCGCCGAGATTCCGGTCGAACGTATCGATGCCGACAGGACGGATATGAACACGCTGACCGTCGACGGGCAGGCAGAGGCGCTATCGGCAGTAGCCCGAGACGGTCTATCGGGCACAGTCGACGCCGGCGACACCGACGCGGCGCGGTTCGGTCGCCGGGTCGCGGACGCGGTCGATACTGACGTGGCGGTGACCGCGGAACACGGCGCAGACGAGACGGACCCACTGGTCGGTGCCGCCTCGATTGTCGCGAAGGTCGCCCGCGACGCACACGTCGCGGACCTAGCCGAGGAGTACGGCGATGTGGGGTCGGGCTACCCCAGCGACCCGACGACGCGGGCGTTCCTGGCGGACTACGTCGACCGCCACGGCGAGCTACCGGCGTGTGCTCGCCGCTCGTGGTCGACGTGTGACGACGTGCTGGCGGCGGCAGAACAGGCGTCGCTGGGCGACTTTTGA
- the secF gene encoding protein translocase subunit SecF yields MFEFEVPEVDYTQYSNRQLVAVPLVVLALSLAVIGGWWAVTGAPVDRGIDFTGGTELTIGTNATLTNEDIKATFDEPVVSVQGITTTSESTYENQYVVTFDNSANVSSVRSAAQSAEELTLLGSGTTSPLFGGQNQRLAVIGVGVAFLGMSLLAFAFFRTFVPSIAIVISAFSDIMIPLAIMNLLGIKLSLGIVAAFLMLIGYSVDSDILLNNHVLRRSGGFYESTYRAMRTGVTMTLTSIAAMTVMAVTATLFGIGLMADIGLILVLGLTADLMNTYLLNVTLLRWYKYEGVNR; encoded by the coding sequence ATGTTCGAGTTCGAGGTCCCGGAAGTCGATTACACCCAGTATTCGAACCGCCAGCTGGTGGCGGTTCCGCTGGTGGTGCTTGCGCTCTCGCTCGCGGTCATCGGTGGCTGGTGGGCTGTCACCGGGGCACCAGTCGACCGGGGCATCGACTTTACTGGCGGGACGGAATTAACGATAGGGACAAACGCGACGCTCACAAACGAAGACATCAAAGCCACATTCGATGAGCCGGTTGTTTCGGTGCAGGGTATCACGACGACTTCGGAATCCACCTACGAGAATCAATATGTCGTCACGTTCGATAATTCGGCCAACGTGTCTTCGGTTCGGTCCGCTGCCCAGTCGGCAGAGGAACTGACGCTGTTGGGGAGCGGAACGACATCGCCGCTGTTTGGCGGACAAAACCAGCGTCTCGCAGTCATCGGTGTCGGAGTTGCGTTCCTCGGGATGAGCCTGCTCGCCTTCGCCTTCTTCCGTACATTCGTCCCGAGTATCGCCATTGTTATTTCGGCGTTTTCCGACATCATGATTCCGCTCGCGATAATGAACCTCCTTGGAATCAAGCTTTCACTGGGAATCGTCGCAGCGTTCCTCATGCTGATCGGGTACTCTGTCGACTCGGATATTCTGTTGAATAACCATGTTCTCAGACGTTCAGGCGGGTTTTACGAATCGACGTACCGTGCGATGCGAACCGGTGTGACGATGACATTAACGTCTATTGCAGCGATGACCGTGATGGCGGTCACAGCGACACTATTCGGGATTGGCCTGATGGCCGATATCGGTCTGATACTGGTTCTCGGACTGACGGCAGACCTAATGAATACGTATTTACTCAACGTTACGCTGCTTCGCTGGTACAAATATGAGGGGGTAAACCGATGA